Proteins encoded in a region of the Bacteroidales bacterium WCE2004 genome:
- a CDS encoding 2-C-methyl-D-erythritol 4-phosphate cytidylyltransferase produces the protein MRRKIYGIFVAGGSGTRMGGEVPKQFLMLDGRPILQRSIECFLEAEPDLKVITVLPRIHFQTWKDLCAVHSFHCPQTLVAGGLTRFHSVQNALRKVPDGAIVAIHDGVRPLVSPALVRRMLDRMEEEGCRALLPVVPVVDTLRSTDPATPDPDRSRIVAVQTPQIFRSEDIKAAYTQAYDLSFTDDASVAARKEIPLTLEQGERFNLKITTPEDLVLAEAILTRR, from the coding sequence ATGCGCAGAAAAATATACGGTATTTTCGTGGCCGGCGGAAGCGGCACCCGGATGGGCGGAGAAGTCCCCAAGCAGTTCCTGATGCTGGACGGACGCCCCATCCTCCAGCGCTCCATCGAGTGCTTCCTGGAGGCCGAGCCGGACCTCAAAGTCATCACCGTATTGCCCCGCATCCATTTCCAGACCTGGAAGGATCTCTGCGCCGTCCACTCCTTCCACTGCCCGCAGACCCTGGTCGCGGGCGGGCTGACCCGTTTCCATTCCGTGCAGAACGCGCTCCGCAAGGTGCCCGACGGCGCCATCGTCGCCATCCACGACGGCGTGCGCCCGCTCGTCAGCCCGGCGCTCGTCCGGCGGATGCTGGACCGGATGGAGGAGGAGGGCTGCCGGGCGCTGCTGCCCGTCGTGCCCGTCGTCGACACGCTGCGCTCCACGGACCCCGCCACGCCCGATCCGGACCGCTCCAGGATTGTCGCGGTCCAGACGCCCCAGATCTTCCGCTCCGAGGACATCAAGGCCGCCTACACGCAGGCCTACGACCTCTCGTTCACGGACGACGCCTCCGTGGCCGCCCGCAAAGAAATACCGCTCACCCTGGAGCAGGGCGAGCGGTTCAATCTCAAAATCACGACTCCCGAGGATCTCGTCCTCGCAGAGGCCATCCTTACACGGCGGTAA
- a CDS encoding Lrp/AsnC family transcriptional regulator, regulator for asnA, asnC and gidA — protein sequence MANYQIDAIDRKILSYLVNNARMPFLEIARECGISGAAIHQRVHKMESNGVITGSRMVVKPNALGLNVCAFISVNLSEDNKYPDVVAALKHIPEIVECHFVTGKAALFLKVYCFDNEHLMSILLNTIQRIPYIQSTDTMISLDQSFEREVWVKDYKSTSFHAITAV from the coding sequence ATGGCGAACTACCAGATTGATGCTATCGACCGGAAAATCCTTTCCTACCTGGTCAACAACGCTCGCATGCCGTTCTTGGAAATCGCCCGCGAATGCGGCATTTCCGGGGCTGCGATCCACCAGCGCGTCCACAAGATGGAGAGCAATGGTGTCATCACCGGTTCGCGGATGGTCGTCAAGCCCAACGCGCTCGGACTCAACGTCTGCGCGTTCATCAGCGTGAACCTGTCCGAGGACAACAAGTATCCGGACGTCGTCGCCGCACTGAAACACATTCCCGAGATTGTGGAGTGCCACTTCGTGACCGGCAAGGCCGCCCTTTTCCTGAAGGTGTACTGTTTCGACAATGAGCACCTGATGAGTATTCTGCTGAACACCATCCAGCGGATCCCCTACATCCAGTCGACGGACACGATGATCTCCCTGGACCAGTCTTTCGAGCGCGAAGTGTGGGTGAAGGACTACAAGAGCACCAGCTTCCACGCGATTACCGCCGTGTAA
- a CDS encoding DNA topoisomerase-1 produces MGGNLVIVESPAKAKTIQKYLGKDFTVMSSFGHIRDLQDKKLSVDVAAGFKPEYVVPSEKKKVVAELKKAAAQAELIWLASDEDREGEAISWHLVETLGLERARTRRIVFHEITKDAILHAIETPRDIDDNLVNAQQARRVLDRLVGFELSPILWRKIQRGLSAGRVQSVALRLVVDREKEIIAFQSSPYYKVEGQFLAGGVKVKGLLDTRFSTPDEARKFLQDSVGATYRVASVEKKDAVRFPAPPFTTSTLQQEAARKLRFPVSLTMRLAQGLYERGLITYMRTDSTNLSALALGTSKQFILENFGEAYSHPRQYKTRAKGAQEAHEAIRPTFIANTEIEGTAQEKKLYELIWKRTVASQMSEAKVLGTSIKLSSDKRPEQFGIQATEILFDGFLKLYMEGSDDDVQEDNTTILPPVNAGDILTEKGLTAECKFTQAPARYSEATLVKKLEELGIGRPSTYAPTISTLTTGRGYIFKGDVEGRKVPVSNFALKNGTVSISNKTESVGAERGKLIPQEIGVVVSDYLVENFPRIMDYDFTADVEKDFDSIAEGKKVWNDVISSFYGDFHKKVETTMSDGQYSHVERVIGVDPADGRTVIARFGQFGAYVQKGEGDDRQSASLAKGQLIETLTLEEALKLLEFPRRVGVYEGVEIQVLKGRFGPYIKYGDKNISLPRGADPLRISQEECEKLVSEAISGTAANPSIREFEEAGISVVNGRYGPYIKFDGRNFRIPRGTDATTLTEEDCRRIIAEAPAPDASSKTRRFKKRS; encoded by the coding sequence ATGGGAGGGAACTTAGTCATCGTCGAGTCTCCGGCCAAAGCGAAGACCATTCAGAAATATTTAGGGAAGGATTTTACGGTCATGTCCAGTTTCGGACACATCCGCGACCTGCAGGACAAGAAGCTCAGCGTGGACGTCGCGGCCGGGTTCAAGCCCGAATATGTGGTGCCGTCCGAGAAGAAGAAGGTCGTCGCCGAACTGAAGAAGGCCGCCGCCCAGGCCGAGCTCATCTGGCTGGCTTCCGATGAGGACCGTGAGGGAGAAGCCATTTCCTGGCACCTTGTCGAGACGCTCGGCCTCGAGCGTGCCCGCACGCGCCGCATCGTTTTCCACGAAATCACCAAGGACGCCATCCTGCATGCCATCGAGACGCCGCGCGACATCGACGACAACCTCGTCAACGCGCAGCAGGCCCGCCGTGTGCTGGACCGCCTCGTCGGCTTCGAGCTGTCGCCGATCCTGTGGCGCAAGATCCAGCGGGGCCTGTCGGCCGGCCGCGTGCAGAGCGTGGCGCTGCGCCTGGTGGTGGACCGCGAGAAGGAGATCATCGCCTTCCAGAGTTCACCTTATTATAAGGTGGAGGGCCAGTTCCTGGCCGGCGGCGTCAAGGTCAAGGGCCTGCTCGACACCCGCTTCTCCACCCCGGACGAGGCCCGCAAGTTCCTGCAGGACAGCGTCGGAGCCACGTACCGCGTCGCTTCCGTCGAGAAGAAGGACGCCGTCCGTTTCCCGGCTCCGCCTTTCACCACCTCCACCCTGCAGCAGGAGGCCGCCCGCAAGCTCCGTTTCCCGGTGAGCCTGACGATGCGCCTCGCGCAGGGCCTTTACGAGCGCGGTCTGATCACGTACATGCGTACGGACTCCACCAACCTGTCCGCCCTGGCGCTCGGCACCTCCAAGCAGTTCATCTTGGAGAATTTCGGCGAGGCGTATTCGCACCCGCGTCAGTATAAGACCCGTGCCAAGGGTGCCCAGGAGGCGCACGAGGCCATCCGCCCGACCTTCATCGCCAACACGGAGATCGAGGGCACGGCCCAGGAGAAGAAACTTTACGAACTGATCTGGAAGCGCACCGTCGCCTCCCAGATGTCCGAGGCCAAGGTCCTCGGCACCTCCATCAAGCTGTCTTCGGACAAGCGCCCGGAGCAGTTCGGCATCCAGGCCACGGAGATTCTCTTCGACGGCTTCCTCAAACTCTATATGGAGGGCAGCGACGACGACGTCCAGGAGGACAACACCACCATCCTGCCGCCGGTCAACGCCGGGGACATCCTTACGGAAAAGGGCCTCACCGCCGAGTGCAAGTTCACCCAGGCGCCCGCCCGCTACTCCGAGGCGACCCTCGTCAAGAAACTCGAGGAGCTCGGCATCGGCCGTCCTTCCACCTATGCCCCGACCATCTCTACGCTGACCACCGGGCGCGGCTATATTTTCAAGGGCGACGTCGAGGGCCGCAAGGTCCCCGTGTCCAATTTCGCGCTCAAGAACGGCACCGTCAGCATCAGCAACAAGACGGAGTCGGTGGGTGCGGAGCGCGGCAAGCTGATCCCGCAGGAGATCGGCGTGGTGGTCTCCGACTACCTCGTGGAGAATTTCCCGCGCATCATGGACTATGACTTCACGGCCGACGTGGAGAAGGATTTCGACAGCATCGCCGAGGGCAAGAAGGTCTGGAACGACGTGATCTCCTCCTTCTACGGCGACTTCCATAAGAAAGTGGAAACGACGATGAGCGACGGGCAGTACAGCCACGTCGAGCGCGTGATCGGCGTCGATCCCGCCGACGGCCGCACCGTCATCGCCCGTTTCGGACAGTTCGGCGCCTACGTCCAGAAGGGCGAGGGCGACGACCGCCAGTCCGCCAGCCTCGCCAAGGGACAGCTCATCGAGACGCTGACCCTCGAGGAGGCGCTCAAGCTCCTGGAATTCCCGCGCCGTGTCGGTGTGTACGAGGGCGTGGAGATCCAGGTCCTCAAGGGCCGCTTCGGCCCCTACATCAAGTACGGAGACAAGAACATTTCCCTGCCGCGCGGCGCCGATCCCCTGCGGATCAGCCAGGAGGAGTGCGAGAAGCTGGTGAGCGAGGCCATTTCCGGCACGGCCGCGAATCCCTCGATCCGCGAGTTCGAGGAGGCGGGCATCTCCGTCGTCAACGGCCGCTACGGCCCTTACATCAAGTTCGACGGCCGCAATTTCCGTATTCCCCGCGGGACGGACGCCACCACGCTGACGGAGGAGGACTGCCGCAGGATCATTGCGGAAGCTCCCGCACCGGACGCTTCTTCCAAGACCAGAAGATTCAAGAAAAGATCATAA